The sequence below is a genomic window from Chondrinema litorale.
GAGTATTTTTTACTAATTATCAAAATTCAACCTACAATATTAATTTTCAACTAACAGGCAAAAATCCAAAATAAGTTTTTAATATTCATACAATACTTTATGAAAAAAACAGAGCAGCAAAAAATGGCAAACTTAAGGTTTGTTTGTAAAGAAAGGAGTTCCTTCTATAGAACTGTTACTAAGAGGGTAAATGATTATTTTAAAGATAATAATATCTCTAAATATGGTAATGGTACTATGTATCTTAAATCACTGCTTTTTATTGGAGGTACAGTACTTTTATACTCACTAATTATCTCCGAAATCTTCTCTCCTTGGGTTATGTTTGGCCTTGCATTAATCCTTGGTTGTTTTAAAGCATTTATTGGCTTTAATGTTTGTCATGATGCAATTCATGGTTCATATTCTCCTAACAAAGTTGTGAACAAAATGTTTGGCTTAGTTTTCAATGCAATTGGTGCAAATGATTATGTATGGAAAATCACTCACAATCTAGTACACCACACTTATACAAACATACCTGGACACGATGAGGATATTGATGTAGCACCAGGCTTAGTGAGACTTTCTCCAGCAGAAGAATGGAAAAAGCATATGAAATACCAACATTTTTATGCATTCCCACTTTATGGACTTGCATCTCTTTCTTGGGTATTTAGAAAAGATTTCAAAAAGTTTTTTCAGAAAAATATAGGTCAGGTAGAAAATACCACACACGAACCAATCGAGTACTTTAACTTATTCTTTTTTAAAGCTTTCTATTACACAGTGTTTATTGTAGTTCCTATATTAGTAATGGATATTACAGTATGGCAATTCCTTTTTGGTTTTATATTTATGCATGTTGCAGAAGGGCTTGTTTTAGGTTTGGTATTCCAATTAGCTCACGTAGTAGAAGGAACAGATTTCCCTGAGCCTTCACCAGAATCTGGAAATATTGAAGAAGACTGGGCTGTACACCAAATGCAAACTACAGCTAACTTCGCAAGAAAAAGCCATATAGCTAATTTCCTTTGTGGAGGTTTAAACTTTCAGGTTGAGCACCACCTATTCCCAAACATTTGTCATGTGCATTACAGAGAAATTTCTGATATAGTAAAAGCTACAGCTCATGAGTTTAACTTACCATATCATGAGAATGAAACATTTGGCAAAGCATTAGTATCACACTATAATACTTTAAAATTGTTTGGCCATAACCAATACAAAAGAAAAGAAGTGGCTGCCACAGTAGCCTAAATGATATATATATAAAAGCGGGCTTTCTAAATTTAGAAAGCCCGCTTTTTTTATGTCTTAAAGTTTAATTATTACAAATACTGAATGTGTGCGATTTAATGTTTACATCGTCTCTTAGATCATTACGTGAGCTCTTCTCATAAACTTCTGCACATAATTTAGCACGCGATTTTGAATGAAAACTATTTATTTTCTTTCTAATAAACTTGTAGTTGTTGTGAGCCGCTGAGAATACTAAATAAACAGACCACATATCATCCTCTTTATGTATACTAAAAGTAACTTCAGCATCTAATAGCCAATTGTCGTTTTCAAAAAAAGACATGTCAGCTACTTTACCTAACATATTCTTATTCAGACACATATCAAGTGATTTTCCTGAAAAATTTAAGTCATCGAAGTTCATAACCAATTTTTTATCTGTGTGTTTGTATCGTTTATAATTATTAAAACTTACACCCAGCTTTAAAATTGTTGCTGCAATTTCAAGGCAGCTACTAATACCCTAAATTGATCTAATTTGAATGATATATTTTTTAACTTAAGCAATTTTTTAATGCTTCTATTATAGTTTCAATATCACTTTCACTATTATAAAAATGGATACTGATTCTAAGACCTTTATTTCTAAAAGAGGTCACTATATTTTTTTCTAAAAGAAATTGCTCTATTTCAGGAGTAGTTTGAATGCTCAATATTCCAGATGACTGACTCTCTGAAAAATTAGATACTAAAAGATCGCTATTAATCTCTTTAATACCTTTACAAAATAAAGCATTAAGCGATAAAATTCTTTCCGAAATATGCTCAACGCCAATATTAATAAGATCAGTTAAAGCACTGTTGAGAGCTGCAAGTCCCGGATGGTTTGTATGACCAGTTTCAAAAGCTGCTTGTTTAAGCTCGATGGATGCTTCATTACTTGGTGTAATTGCTTGCCCATTAGAATTGTTACCAGCAATTAAAGGATGACAATTTTCTAGTAATTCTGGTTTTATATAAGCTATTCCCAAACCAAAACCAGCAGTTGTCCATTTGTATACACTGGTAATTAAAACATCAATTCCAATTTTCTTTACATCTATAGGAAATGCACCAAAAGACTGAGTTGCATCTACTAAAAACACCACTCCATACTTTTTACAAATTGCAGCAACTGAGTCTAAATCAAGTCTAAAACCTGTATTAAATTGAACATGACTAATCGCTAAAACATCAGGTTTTGTCTCTTTAATCTGTTTTTCAATTTCTTCGATAGAAATAATTTCATCCTTTCCTGCCGTAAAAAATTGACATTCATACTTATGTACTTTCCAAGGCAGAATTACAGACGGATAATCGCCATCCAACAAAAGTATTTTCTTGTACTTATTTTGCCACATTGCTGCTACCTGATTCATACCTGTTGTATAATTTGCTACAAACAGTAAGTTTTCAGGTTCAACATTTAGTAAACTAGCAGCTTTGCTTCTCGTTTCAGCTTTTTCTTTTACCCAACTCGGTCTTGCTCCAGCACCAAACTCTACATAGTGCTGAAAATGTTGGTTCATTGCTTGTTGAGTATTTTTAGAGATTAAACCACAAGCAGCCGTATTTAGATAGACATTATTTTTTGCCGCTGGATAATTTGATAGTATTTCAGCCCAATTCATCTTTTAAAAATTTTGCAGTATAGCTGGTTTTGTTTTTAGCAACTTTTTCTGGGGTACCTTCACAAACTATAGTTCCGCCACCTTCTCCTCCTTCTGGCCCGATATCGATTAAATGGTCAGCTACTTTAATAACATCCAAGTTATGTTCGATTACCAAAACTGTGTTTCCTTTATCAGCCAGTTTATTCAACACATTTAATAAATGTTGAATATCTTGAAAGTGCAAACCAGTGGTAGGTTCATCTAAAATATAAAAAGTTTTGCCAGTATCTTTTTTAGAAAGCTCAGTAGCCAGTTTTACTCTTTGCGCCTCTCCACCTGAAAGTGTAGTTGCATGTTGGCCTAAAGTAATATAGCCTAGACCAACATCATTTAGTGCTTTTACTTTTCTGTAAATCTTAGGTTGGTTTTCAAAAAACTCCATTGCTTGCTCAACTGTCATATCCAACACATCAGAAATAGATTTACCTTTAAACCTCACTTCGAGTGTCTCACGGTTATATCTTTTCCCTTTACAAGTTTCACAATCAATATAAACATCTGGCAAAAAGTCCATCTCAACTAATACCTTTCCTCCGCCTTGACATGTTTCACATCTACCTCCCTTTACATTAAAAGAGAATCTACCTGGCTTATAACCTCTAATTTTTGCCTCTGGCAAGCTAGAAAAGATACTCCTGATATCTGTAAACATTCCAGTATATGTTGCCGGATTTGAGCGTGGAGTACGACCAATTGGCGACTGGTCTACTTCAATTACCTTATCTATGTGTTCAAGCCCTTTAATGCTTTTATATTCAAGCGGCTCTTTTTTAGATTTATAAAAGTGAGATGATAAAATTGGGTGTAAAGTATCGTGAATCAAAGTTGACTTACCACTACCAGAAACACCCGTTACGCATATCATTTTACCTAAAGGAAAATCTACATTTATACTTTTAAGGTTATGCCCACTTACTCCTTCTAATCTAAGCTTTTCACCTGTTCCTTTTCTTCTTTCTTTCGGTACTTCAATAGATAACTTGTTACTTAAATATCTGGCAGTTTTACCATCTTGCTTAATAAACTCTTCTGGTGTACCTGCGGCAATTATTCTACCACCATGCGATCCAGCTCCTGGTCCAATATCAATCACATAATCAGCATCGAGCATCATGTCTTTATCATGCTCTACTACGATGATAGTATTTCCTAAATCGCGTAAATCTTTTAAAGCTTTTATAAGCTTTACATTATCTCTTTGGTGCAAACCGATACTTGGTTCGTCCAAAATATATAATACACCAACCAACTGAGTACCGATCTGAGTAGCTAACCTGATTCGCTGAGCTTCACCACCAGACAGTGTTTTTAAAGGCCGGTTTAACATTAAATAATCCAAACCAACACCAAGCAAGAAACCTATACGCTTTCTAATTTCTTTTAGAATCTCAGCAGCAATGGTATTTTGTCTCTCACTCATTCTACTTTCTAAATCAGTAAACCATTCTTTCAGAGTACTGATATCCATCTGAGCAAGTTCAGATATATTTTTATCGTCTATTTTAAAGTGACGAGATTCTTTCTTTATTCTCTGCCCTTCGCAACTACTACAAGTTTTTACTACAGTAAAATCTTCAATCCACTTTTGTGTATTTTCTGTGCCCGATTCTTGTTGCTTCTGCAAAAAGTTTATAATCCCTTCGAACTTGGTATTCCACATAGTTCCGGGATGCTTCACAGACTTTACAGCTACATCATCTTCACTACCATACAGTACTACCTGCATTACCTCTTCAGGAATTTTTTTAATCGGAGTTGAAAGGCTTAACTTATTTTTCTTAAGAATTGCTTCCAACTTTTTAAATATCCAGATATCTCTGTACTCTCCCAAAGGCAGTATTGCTCCTCTGCTAATACTCAAAGATTCATCAGGAATAATTGATTCTCTGGTAATTTCGGTAATGGTTCCTAAACCTCTACACTCTGGACACCAACCATAAGGTGAGTTAAAAGAAAATAAATTTGGAGCAGGTTCATCGTAAGATAAGCCTGTTGTAGGACACATTAAAAATTTAGAAAAGTGTTTAACAGCATTTTCTTCATCAGGTAACTGCACCATCATAATGCCTTTACCATAATTCATAGCTGTTTTTACAGATTGCCTAATTCGCTGAATGTCATCGGCATTTACCACTAATCTATCAACAACAATTTCTATATCGTGGGTTTTATATCTGTCGACCTGCATTTTAGGCACCAACTCCTGAATCTCTCCATCAATCCTCACTTTGGCAAAACCCATTTTCCTGATCTGCACAAACAACTCCCTGTAGTGCCCTTTTCTACCTTTTACAACAGGTGCCAGCAATATCATTCGCTGGTTTTTATACAAACGGATTAATGTGTCTATAATCTGATCTTCCGTTTGCTTAATCATTTTTTCACCTGTATTATACGAATAAGCATCAGCTGCTCTAGCATACAATACACGCATAAAATCGTAGATTTCTGTTACTGTTCCAACAGTAGATCTCGGGTTTCTTGAAGTCGTTTTTTGCTCAATCGAAATTACCGGACTTAATCCATTAATTTTATCTACATCGGGTCTTTCCATATTCCCGATAAAAGATCGAGCATATGCAGAAAAACTCTCCATATAACGACGCTGGCCTTCTGCATAAATAGTATCGAATGCCAGCGAAGATTTGCCACTGCCACTAATGCCGGTAATTACTACCAGTTTATTTCTTGGTATTTCAATATCAATATTTTTCAAATTATGCTCTCGAGCACCAAATACTGATATAAACTCCTCAGTTGTAGCTTCTGTAAATTTATTCTCTTTCGTAATTTTATCTTTTAGCTGATGCACAATGCTGGATTTCGTTACTTTGCCTTGTATAAAAGTTCTGAAGTTCAAAGGTATAAAAAACCTGATCAAAAGAGATGCGGGAGCGTCTGTGAAATCAGGAATTTATTCTTTTTGAAATGTAGCCTTGATTATTAGGGTGTGAAAAACACACAATCGAAGATAAAAAAAATTTCTTAATTATGATAAAAAGCCGGACATTGAATTCTGTCTTTACTATTGATTTTGAAAGGCTCGAAAATTACCGATATCTCATGAGACCCACCAGACTGACCAGCTAGTTTAGACACATTAATATCGTAACTGTAGCCTATCCATAAAGATCGTATTTGTAAGCCTATTAATGCAGCAATAGCATCTCTACTAATATTATCTTCTGCATCTTGTTTAAGAGGTAAACCTCTGTACCATAATCCAACCACTAAGGGCTCATAAAAGAAATTAATTCCCAAGTCTAATTGATCAAACTCTTGTTGGTTCTGGTATAGAAATGAAGGAGACAAATACATTCTTGGAAACCCATAAGGATTTACAGGAATTTTAGCGCCACCTTGTACAGACACTCGCATAGGAATTTGCATTACTCCTACTTCGGTTTGTTGTACTGGCTCATTTAGATGAAAAATCGATACACCCGTCCAAAATATCTTATTATAAAGCATAAAACCAGTTCCGAAATCTGCAAAACTGGCGTTAAAATCTCTCA
It includes:
- the uvrA gene encoding excinuclease ABC subunit UvrA — translated: MTKENKFTEATTEEFISVFGAREHNLKNIDIEIPRNKLVVITGISGSGKSSLAFDTIYAEGQRRYMESFSAYARSFIGNMERPDVDKINGLSPVISIEQKTTSRNPRSTVGTVTEIYDFMRVLYARAADAYSYNTGEKMIKQTEDQIIDTLIRLYKNQRMILLAPVVKGRKGHYRELFVQIRKMGFAKVRIDGEIQELVPKMQVDRYKTHDIEIVVDRLVVNADDIQRIRQSVKTAMNYGKGIMMVQLPDEENAVKHFSKFLMCPTTGLSYDEPAPNLFSFNSPYGWCPECRGLGTITEITRESIIPDESLSISRGAILPLGEYRDIWIFKKLEAILKKNKLSLSTPIKKIPEEVMQVVLYGSEDDVAVKSVKHPGTMWNTKFEGIINFLQKQQESGTENTQKWIEDFTVVKTCSSCEGQRIKKESRHFKIDDKNISELAQMDISTLKEWFTDLESRMSERQNTIAAEILKEIRKRIGFLLGVGLDYLMLNRPLKTLSGGEAQRIRLATQIGTQLVGVLYILDEPSIGLHQRDNVKLIKALKDLRDLGNTIIVVEHDKDMMLDADYVIDIGPGAGSHGGRIIAAGTPEEFIKQDGKTARYLSNKLSIEVPKERRKGTGEKLRLEGVSGHNLKSINVDFPLGKMICVTGVSGSGKSTLIHDTLHPILSSHFYKSKKEPLEYKSIKGLEHIDKVIEVDQSPIGRTPRSNPATYTGMFTDIRSIFSSLPEAKIRGYKPGRFSFNVKGGRCETCQGGGKVLVEMDFLPDVYIDCETCKGKRYNRETLEVRFKGKSISDVLDMTVEQAMEFFENQPKIYRKVKALNDVGLGYITLGQHATTLSGGEAQRVKLATELSKKDTGKTFYILDEPTTGLHFQDIQHLLNVLNKLADKGNTVLVIEHNLDVIKVADHLIDIGPEGGEGGGTIVCEGTPEKVAKNKTSYTAKFLKDELG
- a CDS encoding fatty acid desaturase family protein gives rise to the protein MKKTEQQKMANLRFVCKERSSFYRTVTKRVNDYFKDNNISKYGNGTMYLKSLLFIGGTVLLYSLIISEIFSPWVMFGLALILGCFKAFIGFNVCHDAIHGSYSPNKVVNKMFGLVFNAIGANDYVWKITHNLVHHTYTNIPGHDEDIDVAPGLVRLSPAEEWKKHMKYQHFYAFPLYGLASLSWVFRKDFKKFFQKNIGQVENTTHEPIEYFNLFFFKAFYYTVFIVVPILVMDITVWQFLFGFIFMHVAEGLVLGLVFQLAHVVEGTDFPEPSPESGNIEEDWAVHQMQTTANFARKSHIANFLCGGLNFQVEHHLFPNICHVHYREISDIVKATAHEFNLPYHENETFGKALVSHYNTLKLFGHNQYKRKEVAATVA
- a CDS encoding aminotransferase class V-fold PLP-dependent enzyme; translated protein: MNWAEILSNYPAAKNNVYLNTAACGLISKNTQQAMNQHFQHYVEFGAGARPSWVKEKAETRSKAASLLNVEPENLLFVANYTTGMNQVAAMWQNKYKKILLLDGDYPSVILPWKVHKYECQFFTAGKDEIISIEEIEKQIKETKPDVLAISHVQFNTGFRLDLDSVAAICKKYGVVFLVDATQSFGAFPIDVKKIGIDVLITSVYKWTTAGFGLGIAYIKPELLENCHPLIAGNNSNGQAITPSNEASIELKQAAFETGHTNHPGLAALNSALTDLINIGVEHISERILSLNALFCKGIKEINSDLLVSNFSESQSSGILSIQTTPEIEQFLLEKNIVTSFRNKGLRISIHFYNSESDIETIIEALKNCLS
- a CDS encoding PorP/SprF family type IX secretion system membrane protein; translated protein: MKIFSGKFISAFIFLKLILIYHVIGQDVMFTQFYASPLYLNPAFSGLVNEYRLATSYRRQWAAIPRGLETNIASFDYNLKKLNSGIGLYVMNDRSGGLDLQSNHIAFSYAYQLKLNKGWKLRLGLQGAYIQRNAGYSNLVFGDQIDNNTGESAENLRDFNASFADFGTGFMLYNKIFWTGVSIFHLNEPVQQTEVGVMQIPMRVSVQGGAKIPVNPYGFPRMYLSPSFLYQNQQEFDQLDLGINFFYEPLVVGLWYRGLPLKQDAEDNISRDAIAALIGLQIRSLWIGYSYDINVSKLAGQSGGSHEISVIFEPFKINSKDRIQCPAFYHN